One Bradyrhizobium zhanjiangense DNA segment encodes these proteins:
- a CDS encoding ABC transporter substrate-binding protein produces the protein MRIVSSPSRRLAAGLRAKVRQLALAGLALAGLLGSAVAEPQLEKTEIRYQGWAGQVTFVELADDLGYLAPLKLKWIGNTISGPQDIQTVVTGDVDIGGAFYGAIIKLIAAKAPIKAVVGYYGSDDNTYNGYYVKEDSPIRTARDLIGKKVAVNTLGAHLEFVLREYLARNGLTPAEAKQVTLVAMPPVTGEQALRQGQVEVTTLNGVLRDKALERGGIRRLFADTDLFGNFTGGSYVLRDKFIKDNPNTSRKLIEGVSRAIAWTQTTPPEEVRARFERVIAERKRNEDATPIKYWKSTGVASKGGVIGDAELQVWIDWLVKDGLLKQDQLKPSDLYTNEFNYFRPDRTAEAK, from the coding sequence ATGAGAATCGTCTCTTCCCCCTCGCGTCGCCTGGCCGCTGGCTTACGTGCAAAGGTCCGACAGCTAGCTCTGGCCGGCCTCGCGCTGGCCGGCCTGCTCGGAAGCGCTGTGGCCGAACCGCAGCTCGAGAAGACCGAAATCCGCTATCAGGGCTGGGCTGGCCAGGTGACGTTCGTCGAGCTGGCCGACGACCTCGGCTATCTCGCGCCGCTCAAGCTCAAATGGATCGGCAACACGATCAGCGGTCCGCAGGACATCCAGACCGTCGTCACCGGTGACGTCGACATCGGCGGCGCGTTCTATGGCGCGATCATCAAGTTGATCGCTGCCAAGGCGCCGATCAAGGCGGTGGTCGGCTATTACGGATCGGACGACAACACCTACAACGGCTACTACGTGAAGGAGGACAGCCCGATCCGGACCGCGCGGGATCTGATCGGCAAGAAGGTCGCGGTCAACACGCTCGGTGCGCACCTCGAATTCGTGTTGCGGGAGTACCTCGCCCGCAACGGCTTGACGCCGGCCGAGGCCAAGCAGGTGACGCTGGTCGCGATGCCGCCGGTCACCGGCGAACAGGCGTTGCGGCAAGGCCAGGTCGAGGTGACCACGCTGAACGGCGTGCTGCGCGACAAGGCGCTCGAACGCGGCGGCATCCGCAGGCTGTTTGCCGATACGGATCTGTTCGGAAACTTCACCGGCGGTTCCTACGTGCTGCGGGACAAGTTCATCAAGGACAATCCCAACACCTCACGCAAGCTGATCGAGGGCGTGTCGCGCGCCATCGCCTGGACGCAAACGACCCCGCCGGAGGAGGTCCGCGCCCGCTTCGAGCGCGTCATCGCCGAGCGCAAGCGCAACGAGGACGCAACGCCCATCAAATACTGGAAGAGCACGGGTGTTGCGAGTAAGGGCGGGGTGATTGGCGATGCCGAGCTTCAGGTGTGGATCGACTGGCTGGTCAAGGATGGCCTCTTGAAGCAGGACCAGCTCAAGCCCTCCGATCTCTACACCAACGAGTTCAACTATTTCCGCCCGGACAGGACCGCGGAGGCAAAATGA
- a CDS encoding flavin reductase family protein, whose product MAKSDIHLVTDSNQIEHQFRAVMRRLAGGVSIITAGRDEDITGMTVTSLTSLSASPPRLLVSVNRQASSFAPIERHRVFGVNILGSDQQELANRFSNGRLKGAQRYEGVSWTPGASGVPLLGNSLATVECQVEEIIERHSHGIIVGSILSFELSPQLSGLVYWNGQYIEIKQDVDLDLLAEISIPLAHVR is encoded by the coding sequence ATGGCAAAGTCGGACATCCATCTCGTCACTGACAGCAATCAGATCGAACACCAGTTCCGTGCGGTGATGCGTCGTCTCGCCGGTGGCGTGAGCATCATCACCGCCGGGCGTGACGAAGACATCACGGGAATGACTGTCACGTCGCTGACGTCGCTGAGCGCCAGTCCGCCCCGCCTGCTGGTCAGCGTCAACCGACAGGCCTCCTCATTCGCTCCGATCGAGCGGCATCGGGTGTTTGGCGTCAACATCCTCGGATCCGACCAGCAGGAGCTGGCGAACCGGTTCAGCAATGGCAGGCTGAAAGGTGCGCAGCGCTATGAAGGTGTATCCTGGACGCCCGGGGCGTCGGGCGTTCCCCTGCTCGGCAACTCACTGGCGACGGTCGAGTGTCAGGTGGAGGAGATCATCGAACGACATTCGCACGGCATTATCGTCGGCAGCATCTTAAGCTTCGAACTGTCGCCCCAGCTCTCGGGGCTGGTATACTGGAACGGCCAATACATCGAGATCAAGCAGGACGTCGATCTGGATCTGCTCGCCGAGATCAGCATCCCCCTGGCGCATGTCAGGTAG
- a CDS encoding ABC transporter permease — translation MSNLEILTLLELAEGRPKDRAAQRTGAVATEIGGLVRRFGAIGQRSLLLVLFLAIWEAVPRLGLVDVTFLPPFSEVIGAGWQLAQTGELYDDVGASLLRALSGFLIAVALVVPLGLLTGWYARLGDVLNQIIEIARNTAPLALLPVFILLLGIGELSKVTMVVYSCAWPLLLNTIAAVRQVDPLLIKSARTMGATPTQLFRKVILPASLPTIFVGIRLASASAMLVLVASEMVGAKSGLGYLIINSQYSFLIPQMYFGILGITVIGLVFNAILEALERRLMRWKAPAA, via the coding sequence ATGTCTAATCTGGAGATCCTGACGCTGCTCGAGCTTGCGGAGGGGCGCCCGAAGGATCGGGCCGCGCAGCGTACCGGCGCGGTTGCGACTGAAATCGGCGGCCTGGTGCGGCGGTTCGGCGCCATCGGACAGCGATCGCTCTTGTTGGTGCTGTTCCTGGCGATCTGGGAAGCCGTGCCGCGGCTCGGCCTGGTCGACGTGACCTTCCTGCCGCCGTTCTCCGAGGTGATCGGCGCCGGATGGCAGCTCGCACAGACTGGAGAGCTTTACGACGACGTCGGCGCCAGCCTGTTGCGGGCTCTGAGTGGGTTCCTGATCGCCGTCGCCCTGGTGGTACCATTGGGCCTGTTGACCGGGTGGTATGCTCGGCTCGGCGACGTCCTCAACCAGATCATTGAGATCGCACGCAATACGGCCCCGCTGGCGCTGCTGCCGGTCTTCATTTTGTTGCTGGGGATCGGCGAGCTCTCGAAGGTCACCATGGTGGTCTATAGCTGCGCCTGGCCGCTGCTGCTCAACACGATCGCGGCGGTCCGACAGGTCGATCCGCTCTTGATCAAGTCGGCGCGGACGATGGGAGCGACGCCGACCCAATTGTTCCGGAAGGTGATCCTGCCGGCGTCGCTCCCGACGATCTTCGTTGGCATCCGCCTCGCCAGCGCCTCCGCGATGCTGGTGCTGGTCGCTTCCGAAATGGTAGGCGCGAAATCCGGGCTCGGCTATCTCATCATCAACAGCCAGTACAGTTTCCTGATCCCACAGATGTATTTCGGTATCCTTGGAATCACCGTGATCGGCCTGGTCTTCAACGCCATCCTCGAGGCTCTGGAGCGCCGCCTGATGCGGTGGAAGGCGCCGGCTGCCTAG
- a CDS encoding class I SAM-dependent methyltransferase, whose product MSNPGVISLERDTPELARTYEQAGILQFHHGKFLVGPLALKSGDRVLDIGAGTGRLTEFVAGLVGPDGRVIGIDPLENRIAIARLRASKTLTFDVGRAEDLSRFGPAEFDAVYLNSVFHWIADKRQALGEIERVLKPGGRVGLNVQDPTKPHESRTLLRRAIEQAGFGERSGESHRAFGATDDELKALITETGFVDYRSDLRSLIDLHSDVDSVLGWSEASAFGNFLGGFSPAERAVIDEAFAALVEAKRTPEGLRLERYLRFVFARKPGARNIPSVP is encoded by the coding sequence ATGTCGAACCCCGGCGTCATCAGCCTTGAACGGGACACGCCCGAGCTTGCACGCACCTACGAGCAGGCCGGCATCCTTCAGTTTCATCACGGTAAATTCCTCGTCGGTCCGCTGGCACTGAAGTCCGGGGATCGCGTACTCGATATCGGCGCCGGCACCGGCCGCCTTACCGAATTCGTCGCGGGGCTTGTCGGCCCCGACGGCCGCGTGATTGGCATCGATCCGCTGGAGAACCGAATTGCCATCGCACGCCTCCGCGCATCGAAGACGCTGACCTTCGACGTCGGCCGCGCTGAGGACCTATCGCGCTTTGGACCTGCGGAATTCGACGCCGTCTACCTGAACAGCGTCTTCCACTGGATCGCGGACAAGCGGCAGGCGCTGGGCGAGATCGAACGTGTCCTCAAACCGGGCGGCCGGGTCGGGCTGAACGTTCAGGACCCGACCAAACCTCACGAGTCGCGAACCTTGCTTCGCCGGGCGATCGAACAGGCTGGATTCGGCGAGAGAAGCGGTGAGTCGCATCGCGCGTTCGGAGCAACCGACGACGAGCTCAAAGCGCTGATCACCGAGACCGGTTTCGTCGACTACCGAAGCGATCTTCGTTCACTTATCGATCTGCACAGTGACGTCGATTCGGTGCTCGGATGGTCCGAAGCTAGCGCATTCGGCAACTTCCTCGGCGGCTTTTCCCCGGCGGAACGGGCAGTGATCGACGAAGCCTTTGCTGCGCTGGTCGAGGCAAAGCGCACCCCAGAAGGTCTCCGCCTGGAGCGATACCTGCGTTTCGTATTCGCGCGAAAGCCGGGAGCGCGAAATATCCCTTCCGTTCCCTAG
- a CDS encoding TauD/TfdA dioxygenase family protein has protein sequence MTDASTIDNVIPRADIVKRSARIGAEIRNIKLSGNLPDQTIGAINQVLLEHKVIFFRDQGHLDDAGQERFAHRLGKLVPHPTVGATKGTASILELDSARGGGRADQWHTDVTFVDAYPKISVLRGVVIPEFGGDTIWSNTAAAYLDLPAPLRRLADELWAVHSNAYDYAVKTRATEADRKQFEEVFTATVYETEHPVVRVHPETGERTLVLGNFVQRFVGLPKYDSQKLFDLFQSHITAPENTVRWNWRQGDVVIWDNRATQHYAVNDYGDAHRVVRRATIDGEVPVSIDGRKSVTRIKATKPQAKAA, from the coding sequence ATGACGGACGCAAGCACCATCGACAACGTCATTCCACGCGCCGATATCGTCAAGCGCTCGGCACGGATCGGCGCGGAGATCAGGAACATCAAGCTCTCCGGCAATCTGCCGGACCAGACGATAGGGGCGATCAACCAGGTGCTGCTCGAGCATAAAGTCATCTTTTTCCGCGACCAGGGCCACCTGGATGATGCCGGCCAGGAGCGCTTTGCTCACCGGCTGGGCAAGCTGGTGCCGCATCCGACCGTCGGCGCCACCAAGGGTACCGCATCGATCCTGGAACTGGACTCCGCGCGGGGCGGCGGCCGCGCCGACCAGTGGCATACCGACGTCACCTTCGTCGATGCTTATCCCAAGATCTCGGTCCTGCGTGGGGTCGTAATCCCGGAGTTCGGCGGCGACACGATCTGGTCGAACACGGCGGCAGCGTATCTCGACCTGCCAGCTCCCCTCCGCAGGCTCGCGGACGAACTCTGGGCGGTGCACAGCAATGCCTATGATTATGCGGTCAAGACCCGCGCGACCGAGGCCGACCGGAAGCAATTCGAAGAAGTCTTCACGGCGACGGTCTACGAGACCGAGCATCCGGTCGTCCGCGTTCATCCCGAAACCGGCGAGCGCACGCTGGTGCTCGGCAATTTCGTCCAGCGCTTCGTCGGCTTACCGAAATATGACAGCCAGAAGCTGTTCGACCTCTTCCAGTCGCACATCACCGCGCCGGAGAACACCGTGCGTTGGAACTGGCGGCAAGGAGATGTGGTGATCTGGGACAACCGGGCCACCCAGCACTATGCCGTCAACGACTACGGCGACGCCCACCGTGTGGTCCGGCGTGCCACCATCGACGGCGAGGTGCCGGTCAGCATCGACGGCCGCAAGAGCGTGACACGCATCAAGGCGACCAAGCCGCAGGCGAAAGCCGCTTGA
- a CDS encoding FAD-dependent oxidoreductase, translated as MVQSDIDAAARETLRLIGPDPQNWVPDRQGTDHNVAIIGGGQSGSTFAFALRRAGIGKVTVIDAASDAASSGPWLSSARMHKLRTPKSLPGPELGLPGLSFQAWYEARHGAAAYEAIDRIPRLDWAAYLDWYRKTLGIEVRYRTKLLRIEPVQDHLRLHLDVAGEARTETARKIILASGFPSNGGPSVPDVLSHNLPKELYAHTLEAIDFEKLQGKSVGVLGSAASAFDAAAVALEAGAREVHLFARRDKVASEPVIRTRGYPGAYDNYGALPDALRWHQAIRFRRAGSTPPPDAIARAVKFPSFHLHLAAPWASAKPFGRRLLAATPQGDIALDFVIAGTGYQVDLAKRPELATFSDEILLWRDRFSPAAYEQDDALGAHPYLGAGHEFLEKEPGRAPYLRNIHVFNPAAFVSFGLPIGDVPSFKRDIPGVVAQISRDLFLDDLPAHEARINGSIADDFEPALYASAVWRSPNTIAAE; from the coding sequence ATGGTTCAGTCTGATATCGACGCCGCGGCTCGCGAGACCTTGCGTCTGATCGGTCCCGATCCGCAGAACTGGGTCCCGGATCGTCAGGGGACTGATCACAACGTTGCAATCATCGGGGGCGGGCAATCCGGAAGCACTTTCGCCTTTGCATTGCGTCGTGCCGGCATCGGCAAAGTTACGGTGATCGATGCCGCCAGCGACGCTGCCTCGTCCGGCCCATGGTTGAGCAGCGCGCGCATGCACAAGCTGCGCACGCCGAAAAGCTTGCCGGGACCCGAACTCGGCTTACCCGGGCTGAGTTTCCAGGCCTGGTATGAAGCCCGCCATGGGGCGGCCGCATATGAAGCGATCGATCGTATTCCTCGCCTGGATTGGGCCGCCTACCTCGATTGGTATCGCAAGACACTCGGCATTGAGGTGCGCTACCGGACGAAGCTTCTCCGTATCGAGCCAGTGCAGGACCATCTGAGGCTTCATCTCGACGTGGCGGGCGAGGCGAGGACGGAAACCGCCCGCAAGATCATCCTGGCCAGCGGTTTTCCCAGCAACGGCGGTCCATCCGTTCCCGACGTCCTCTCGCACAATCTGCCCAAGGAGCTTTATGCGCACACGTTGGAGGCGATCGATTTCGAGAAACTGCAGGGCAAGTCGGTCGGGGTTCTGGGCAGTGCGGCCTCCGCGTTCGATGCCGCGGCGGTTGCGCTGGAGGCCGGGGCAAGGGAAGTGCATCTATTCGCGCGCCGCGACAAGGTCGCCTCGGAGCCCGTGATCAGGACGCGCGGATACCCGGGTGCATACGACAATTACGGGGCGCTTCCGGACGCGCTGCGCTGGCATCAGGCCATCCGCTTCCGTCGCGCCGGATCAACGCCGCCGCCCGACGCCATCGCGCGCGCGGTCAAGTTCCCGAGCTTCCACCTTCATCTGGCGGCGCCGTGGGCCTCAGCCAAGCCGTTCGGGCGACGGCTGCTTGCAGCCACGCCGCAGGGCGATATTGCACTCGATTTCGTCATCGCGGGGACGGGCTACCAGGTCGATCTCGCGAAGCGGCCGGAGCTCGCCACCTTCTCCGATGAGATCCTGCTATGGCGCGACCGCTTTTCGCCGGCAGCGTACGAGCAGGATGATGCCCTAGGCGCACACCCTTATCTCGGCGCGGGTCATGAATTCCTGGAAAAAGAGCCCGGCCGCGCGCCCTACTTGCGGAACATCCACGTTTTCAACCCCGCGGCGTTCGTGAGCTTCGGCCTGCCGATCGGAGACGTGCCGAGCTTCAAGCGCGATATTCCAGGTGTCGTCGCGCAGATCAGCAGGGATCTCTTCCTTGACGACCTTCCGGCGCATGAGGCGCGAATCAATGGGTCCATCGCCGACGACTTCGAGCCGGCGCTGTATGCGTCGGCCGTCTGGCGTTCGCCGAACACCATCGCGGCGGAATAG
- a CDS encoding LLM class flavin-dependent oxidoreductase — translation MSNQRQLVLNLFIYPGGHHEAAWRYKGSSAERILDITYYQELAQRAEASKFDAIFFADGPALADNVRYAQRFRFEPITWLAAIAAVTKRIGLIATASTTYTEPYNLARLFASLDHLSQGRAGWNIVTTSAPQAAQNFGLPEHPPHHERYERAREYLDVISRLWDSWEDDALVNDPISGIFADTSKIHTLDHVGKYFRVRGPLNISRTPQGRPVYVQAGASDDGRAFAARFAEAIFTAHQTLDSGKAFYADIKRQARAFDRGPDEIKILPGISPFIGSTQTEADRLQDEFNALIQPEYSLTQLRQMIGLDLTGYDLDGPVPRHLIDTKSARGVASRFKLVVDIVDREKPTIRQLVQRLAGARGHWVIAGTPEKIADNIQTWFEGGAADGFNVMPPWLPGGFDVFAEEVVPILRKRGLFREDYTGTTLREHYGLARPASIYCNAVKAIA, via the coding sequence ATGAGCAACCAAAGGCAACTTGTTCTCAATCTCTTCATCTATCCTGGCGGCCACCACGAAGCCGCATGGCGCTACAAGGGATCGTCGGCGGAGCGCATTCTCGACATCACCTATTACCAGGAGCTGGCGCAGCGCGCCGAGGCCAGCAAGTTCGACGCCATCTTCTTCGCCGACGGGCCGGCGCTGGCCGACAACGTCCGCTACGCCCAGCGTTTTCGTTTCGAGCCGATCACCTGGCTGGCCGCGATTGCAGCGGTGACGAAGCGCATCGGTCTGATCGCAACCGCGTCGACGACCTATACTGAGCCTTACAATCTCGCGCGCCTGTTCGCCTCGCTTGACCATCTGAGCCAGGGCCGCGCCGGCTGGAACATCGTCACGACCAGCGCGCCGCAAGCGGCGCAGAATTTTGGATTACCCGAACACCCCCCGCATCACGAACGCTACGAGCGCGCCCGCGAATATCTCGACGTGATCTCGCGGCTCTGGGATAGCTGGGAGGACGACGCGCTGGTCAACGACCCCATCTCGGGCATCTTCGCCGATACCAGCAAGATCCACACACTCGACCATGTCGGCAAGTATTTTCGCGTTCGCGGCCCGCTGAACATCTCGCGCACGCCGCAGGGGCGGCCGGTCTATGTACAGGCCGGCGCCTCAGATGATGGCCGCGCCTTCGCCGCCCGGTTCGCGGAGGCGATCTTTACCGCGCACCAGACCCTGGACTCTGGCAAGGCTTTCTATGCGGATATAAAGCGCCAGGCCCGCGCTTTCGACCGTGGGCCCGATGAGATCAAGATCCTGCCCGGCATCAGCCCCTTCATCGGCAGTACGCAGACCGAGGCGGATCGCCTCCAGGACGAGTTCAACGCGCTGATCCAGCCGGAATATTCCCTAACTCAGCTGCGCCAGATGATCGGCCTCGATCTCACCGGCTATGATCTCGACGGGCCCGTCCCTCGCCACCTGATCGACACCAAGAGCGCGCGCGGCGTCGCCAGCCGCTTTAAGCTCGTGGTCGACATTGTCGATCGCGAAAAGCCGACGATCCGCCAACTGGTGCAGCGCCTCGCCGGCGCGCGCGGCCACTGGGTCATTGCCGGAACACCCGAGAAGATCGCCGACAACATCCAGACCTGGTTCGAGGGGGGAGCGGCCGACGGTTTCAACGTCATGCCGCCCTGGTTGCCCGGCGGCTTCGATGTTTTCGCCGAAGAGGTCGTCCCGATCCTGCGCAAGCGCGGCTTGTTCCGAGAGGACTACACCGGCACGACCCTGCGCGAGCATTACGGCCTCGCCCGTCCCGCCAGCATCTACTGCAACGCGGTCAAGGCGATCGCCTGA
- a CDS encoding ABC transporter ATP-binding protein, translated as MTTAKIRFEHVRKEFWVRGKDGGPPQRFTALDDITLDVRAGEFLALVGPSGCGKSTLLDLLGGLATPSSGRILLDGKPIEGPARDRGIVFQQYALFPWRTAAQNVEFGLDIAGLKARERRQRALHYLDLVGLAGFADRYPHELSGGMKQRVAIARSLAYDPEVLLMDEPFAALDAQTRETLQGELLRIWRRTGKTILFITHGIDEAVVLGQRVAVMTSRPGRIKQVIDIPDELHTETEDVRSLPEFGRVRHDVWSLLRDEVLKAQGSQLPAAAEGGLVTKAKELAHV; from the coding sequence ATGACAACGGCCAAGATCCGCTTCGAGCATGTCCGGAAGGAGTTTTGGGTCCGTGGCAAGGATGGTGGGCCGCCGCAGCGCTTTACCGCGCTGGACGACATCACGCTGGATGTTCGTGCCGGCGAATTCCTGGCACTCGTCGGACCGAGTGGCTGTGGCAAGTCGACCTTGTTGGATCTGCTCGGCGGCCTCGCGACGCCGAGCAGCGGCCGCATTCTGCTCGATGGCAAGCCTATCGAGGGACCGGCACGCGATCGCGGCATCGTGTTCCAGCAATATGCGTTGTTTCCCTGGCGCACGGCCGCGCAGAATGTCGAGTTCGGGCTCGACATTGCGGGGCTTAAGGCACGGGAGCGGCGGCAGAGGGCGCTGCATTATCTCGATCTGGTCGGGCTGGCGGGCTTCGCCGACCGCTATCCGCACGAGCTCTCCGGCGGCATGAAGCAGCGGGTCGCGATTGCCCGCAGCCTCGCCTACGATCCGGAGGTCCTGCTGATGGACGAGCCGTTCGCAGCGCTCGATGCGCAGACGCGCGAGACGCTGCAGGGCGAGCTCTTGCGGATCTGGCGCCGCACGGGAAAGACCATCCTTTTCATCACCCACGGAATCGACGAAGCCGTGGTCCTTGGTCAGCGCGTGGCGGTGATGACCTCGCGCCCCGGCCGCATCAAGCAAGTCATCGATATTCCCGATGAGCTGCACACCGAGACCGAGGACGTCCGCTCGCTGCCCGAATTCGGGCGGGTGCGGCATGACGTGTGGTCCTTGCTGCGCGACGAGGTCTTGAAGGCGCAGGGATCGCAACTGCCCGCCGCGGCTGAAGGCGGGCTCGTCACCAAGGCGAAGGAATTGGCGCATGTCTAA
- the epsC gene encoding serine O-acetyltransferase EpsC, which translates to MKREISPAALGHTAPHSTQRRWQLDRIVAELRVSREETHSIRRDGEARQAPSREALEALLNGLTTALFPRHYGRSELDGENIDYFVGNTLSVALDSLCDEIHRGALFIGDELSAGFRREDAVELTRTFASRLPSVRGLLINDLKAAFVGDPAARNFPEILIGYPGMTAVIHHRLAHILHGLGAKLVARLIAAIAHTRTGIDIHPGASIGSGFFIDHGTGVVIGETAIIGDNVRIYQAVTLGARHFPTDDEGNLIKGDARHPIVEDGVVIYAGATILGRITIGRGSTIGGNVWLTQDVPRNSIVTQATARNKQG; encoded by the coding sequence ATGAAACGCGAGATTTCACCGGCCGCTCTTGGTCACACCGCGCCGCACTCGACACAGAGGCGATGGCAGCTCGACCGGATTGTCGCGGAGCTGCGCGTCTCTCGGGAGGAGACCCACAGCATTCGCAGGGACGGCGAGGCGCGGCAAGCCCCCTCGCGCGAGGCGTTGGAGGCGCTCCTCAACGGCCTTACCACAGCGCTGTTTCCACGGCATTACGGCCGCTCCGAGCTCGATGGCGAGAATATCGACTATTTCGTCGGAAATACCCTCAGTGTCGCCCTGGACTCGTTGTGCGACGAGATCCATCGCGGCGCTCTCTTCATCGGCGACGAGCTCAGCGCCGGCTTCCGGCGTGAGGACGCGGTCGAACTGACGCGAACCTTCGCCTCGCGACTTCCTTCCGTGCGCGGCCTTCTCATCAACGATCTCAAGGCCGCCTTCGTCGGCGATCCCGCCGCCAGGAATTTTCCGGAGATCCTGATCGGCTATCCCGGCATGACCGCGGTCATCCACCACCGCCTCGCCCATATCCTGCACGGCCTGGGTGCCAAGCTTGTGGCGCGTTTGATCGCCGCGATCGCGCACACCCGGACCGGGATCGACATTCATCCCGGCGCCAGCATCGGCTCGGGCTTCTTTATCGACCACGGCACCGGCGTGGTCATCGGCGAGACCGCCATCATTGGCGATAACGTCCGCATCTATCAGGCCGTCACACTCGGCGCGCGTCATTTCCCGACCGACGATGAGGGCAATCTGATCAAGGGCGATGCACGGCATCCGATCGTGGAGGACGGCGTCGTGATCTATGCCGGCGCGACCATCCTCGGCCGGATCACGATCGGCCGGGGCTCGACGATCGGCGGCAATGTCTGGCTGACCCAGGACGTGCCGAGGAACAGCATCGTGACGCAGGCGACCGCCCGCAACAAGCAGGGCTAG